A region from the Helcococcus ovis genome encodes:
- a CDS encoding gluconate 5-dehydrogenase, with product MDYINKSFSLEGKVALVTGATYGIGFAIAKAFHKAGATIVFNNRTQESLDQGLESYKKEGIDAHGYLFDVTDEKAVEENIKKIESEVGPIDILVNNAGIIKRIPMIEMTAEEFRQVVDIDLNGPFIMAKAVLPSMIERRSGKIINICSMMSELGRETVSAYAAAKGGLKMLTRNIASEYGKYNIQCNGIGPGYIATPQTAPLREDGHPFNNFIISKTPAERWGTPEDLMGPAIFLASDASNFVNGHVLYVDGGILAYIGKQPK from the coding sequence ATGGATTATATAAATAAATCATTCTCTCTAGAAGGGAAAGTAGCACTAGTTACAGGTGCAACATATGGAATTGGATTTGCTATCGCAAAGGCATTTCATAAAGCAGGAGCTACTATTGTATTTAATAACAGAACTCAAGAATCTCTTGACCAAGGTTTAGAATCATACAAAAAAGAAGGAATAGATGCTCACGGATATTTATTTGACGTAACAGACGAAAAAGCTGTAGAAGAAAATATAAAGAAAATAGAGTCAGAAGTAGGACCAATTGATATTTTAGTAAATAATGCCGGGATAATTAAAAGAATACCTATGATCGAAATGACTGCTGAAGAATTTAGACAAGTTGTTGACATTGATTTAAATGGACCATTTATAATGGCAAAAGCAGTATTACCTAGCATGATTGAAAGAAGATCAGGAAAAATAATCAATATTTGTTCAATGATGTCAGAATTAGGTAGAGAAACTGTTAGTGCATACGCCGCTGCTAAAGGTGGATTAAAGATGTTAACAAGAAACATAGCATCAGAATACGGAAAATACAATATTCAATGTAATGGTATAGGACCGGGATATATAGCAACACCTCAAACAGCCCCCCTAAGAGAAGATGGGCACCCATTCAATAACTTTATAATCAGCAAAACACCGGCTGAAAGATGGGGTACACCTGAAGACTTAATGGGTCCAGCAATATTCTTAGCATCAGATGCTTCAAATTTTGTAAACGGACATGTATTGTATGTTGACGGTGGTATACTAGCATATATTGGTAAGCAACCAAAATAA
- a CDS encoding glycoside hydrolase family 88 protein produces the protein MIKNIKIEDIKKNKEFLSSDLLSRDEVKKALDLALEKTKINLSYFGENYPTPATKENIYPVMDNTEWTNGFWTGVLWILYEYSKDESIKEIAHKNVLSFLDRVNKRIELDHHDLGFLYTPSCMAEYRINKNEEALEASIKAADKLIERYQEKGQFIQAWGELGNKDNYRLIIDCLLNIQLLFFVSEKTGDSKYYEIAKNHFYSSVNNVIRDDASTFHTFYFDPQTGKPLKGVTRQGFSDDSSWARGQAWGIYGSSLSYRKLKDEKIFDVFKAVTNYFLNRLPKDNVSYWDLIFLDESGHSRDSSATAIAVCGIHEMLKYMPEVYSEKEVYKKAMHVMLKSLIENYANRDKIEGAPLLDHGVYSWHSGKGVDEGNIWGDYYYVEALIRFYKDWEIYW, from the coding sequence ATGATAAAAAATATAAAAATAGAAGATATAAAAAAAAATAAAGAATTTTTATCTTCTGATTTATTGAGTAGAGATGAAGTTAAGAAAGCTTTAGATTTAGCTTTAGAAAAAACTAAAATAAATTTAAGTTATTTTGGTGAAAATTATCCTACTCCGGCTACAAAAGAAAATATTTATCCTGTAATGGATAATACTGAATGGACTAATGGTTTTTGGACAGGAGTATTGTGGATACTATATGAATATTCTAAAGATGAATCTATTAAAGAGATTGCTCATAAAAATGTTTTATCATTTTTAGATAGAGTAAATAAGAGAATCGAACTTGATCATCATGATTTAGGATTTTTATATACACCATCATGTATGGCAGAATATAGGATAAATAAAAATGAAGAAGCATTAGAAGCATCTATAAAGGCGGCTGATAAGCTTATAGAAAGATATCAAGAAAAAGGACAATTTATTCAAGCGTGGGGTGAATTAGGAAACAAAGACAATTATAGACTAATAATAGATTGTTTATTGAATATACAATTATTGTTTTTTGTTTCAGAAAAAACCGGTGATTCTAAGTATTATGAAATTGCTAAAAATCATTTTTATTCATCAGTAAATAATGTAATTAGAGATGATGCTTCAACATTCCATACATTTTATTTTGATCCGCAAACAGGAAAACCATTAAAAGGTGTTACAAGACAAGGCTTTAGTGATGATTCCAGTTGGGCAAGAGGTCAAGCATGGGGAATTTATGGAAGTTCATTAAGTTATAGAAAATTAAAAGATGAAAAGATTTTTGATGTGTTTAAGGCAGTTACAAATTATTTCTTAAATAGATTGCCTAAAGATAATGTATCTTATTGGGATTTAATTTTTTTAGATGAAAGTGGACATAGTAGAGATTCATCTGCTACTGCAATTGCTGTATGTGGTATTCATGAAATGTTAAAATATATGCCTGAAGTTTATTCTGAAAAAGAAGTGTATAAAAAGGCAATGCATGTGATGTTAAAATCACTGATTGAAAATTATGCGAATAGGGATAAAATTGAAGGAGCACCATTGCTAGATCATGGAGTATATTCTTGGCATAGCGGAAAAGGTGTTGATGAAGGAAATATTTGGGGTGACTACTATTATGTAGAAGCTTTAATAAGATTTTATAAAGATTGGGAAATTTATTGGTAG
- a CDS encoding RpiB/LacA/LacB family sugar-phosphate isomerase yields the protein MRIALINENSQAAKNELIYNTLKSVTDEKGFELDNYGMYSTEDESQLTYVQNGLLAAILLNSKAADFVITGCGTGVGAMLALNSFPNVLCGFASEPTDAYLFAQINNGNALSIPYAKGFGWGAELNLKLIFERLFAEEGGNGYPKERVIPEQRNKKILDEVKKVTHQDIMYVLKNIDQDFLKETVSGAHFQELFFKNCQVQEIADYIKEVLK from the coding sequence ATGAGAATAGCATTAATAAATGAAAATAGCCAAGCTGCAAAAAATGAATTAATTTATAACACATTAAAGTCAGTAACAGACGAAAAAGGATTTGAATTAGATAACTATGGTATGTATTCTACAGAAGATGAATCACAACTAACATACGTTCAAAATGGTCTATTAGCAGCGATTTTACTAAATTCAAAAGCGGCTGATTTTGTTATAACAGGTTGTGGTACAGGAGTTGGTGCAATGTTGGCATTAAATTCATTCCCAAATGTACTATGTGGATTTGCATCAGAACCAACAGATGCATATCTATTTGCTCAAATAAACAATGGAAATGCACTATCAATTCCTTATGCAAAAGGATTTGGATGGGGAGCAGAATTAAACTTAAAATTAATCTTTGAAAGACTTTTCGCTGAAGAAGGTGGAAATGGATATCCAAAAGAAAGAGTAATACCTGAACAAAGAAATAAAAAAATCTTAGATGAAGTAAAAAAAGTAACACATCAAGATATTATGTATGTATTAAAAAACATAGATCAAGATTTCTTAAAAGAAACAGTTAGCGGTGCTCATTTCCAAGAACTATTTTTCAAAAATTGCCAAGTACAAGAAATAGCCGACTACATCAAAGAAGTATTAAAATAG
- a CDS encoding PTS sugar transporter subunit IIB, with translation MTQPNIVMTRIDERLIHGQGQMWVKALGCNTVIVANDDVCNDKMQQTLMTTVVPKSIFVRFYDVQKVIDIIGKANPKQSIFIIIKDVKDAYRLVKGGVPIKELNIGNIHAAPNKESISRFINLSDEEKKMLRELHDEFGLTFNTKTTPNGDDGGKEVNILNYI, from the coding sequence ATGACACAACCTAACATAGTAATGACAAGAATAGATGAAAGATTGATTCATGGACAAGGTCAAATGTGGGTAAAAGCATTAGGGTGCAACACTGTTATTGTAGCGAATGATGATGTTTGCAATGATAAAATGCAACAAACTTTAATGACAACTGTAGTTCCAAAATCAATTTTTGTTAGATTTTATGATGTTCAAAAAGTTATCGACATCATTGGGAAAGCAAATCCTAAGCAAAGTATTTTTATAATCATCAAAGATGTTAAAGATGCTTATAGATTAGTAAAGGGTGGAGTTCCGATTAAAGAATTAAATATTGGGAATATTCATGCCGCACCTAATAAAGAAAGTATTTCTAGATTTATCAATTTAAGTGATGAAGAAAAGAAAATGCTTAGAGAATTGCATGATGAATTTGGATTAACCTTCAATACTAAAACAACACCAAATGGTGATGATGGAGGTAAAGAAGTTAATATATTAAATTACATATAG
- a CDS encoding heparinase II/III domain-containing protein produces MKKEVIINYIKKFNIEEYKLIKENADFLLEDKVRFVNNWAMERCEDIVDFSDFNWNKIYNNDPEWAFMVNRQEYLIDLFVTYVLENDIKYLDKIKRHIFEKIKSLNQNEMNNKKLYSRTLDTGIRISQWIFLLKNNYQYELFTDFEVSLIKDSIVKQIEFLYESFEERYYLSNWGSIQIVAVLQFNSLYKGILNEKVISFFENALVKNVNISIYEDGTQWEQSIMYHNDVMMYLLFLLIFDEKYSNILRDKVYKMGQYLYHAIGPDNIQFAIGDSDFTDTRDIMTWLSIYFKDKKFKSKAFKHPDIISYFRFSEEDILYFEMMSPNPEKNFNKFYKDSGHIFLKDENFHVFFKNGVMGSSHTHSDLNSINFYYKGKPIVIDSGRYTYVDGNYRNLLKSMEAHSSLIVDDECPEIVKGSWDYNRYPESLSLELIQNEFIQYIESVVYGEISNYNYIHTRYLIKFKDKCLFVIDKVKMKGKHKANIRFILDENINEIKNYGLKILGEEKYFCKETKISKKYNTLGNSQMLVREEEFEDSLYVSTVFYDESIDIEKISISQTNKGEELMGSFAWKIRDEKEYILNLNTEQIITGSKILKIYENDILTRGKCVIINNTDSKYCRIKS; encoded by the coding sequence TTGAAAAAAGAAGTTATTATAAACTATATAAAAAAATTTAATATTGAAGAATATAAATTGATAAAGGAAAATGCAGATTTTTTGTTGGAAGACAAAGTTAGATTTGTAAATAATTGGGCTATGGAAAGATGTGAGGATATTGTAGATTTTTCTGATTTTAATTGGAATAAAATTTATAATAATGATCCTGAGTGGGCATTTATGGTTAATCGTCAAGAGTATTTGATAGATTTATTTGTTACATATGTGTTGGAAAATGATATAAAATATTTGGATAAAATAAAGAGACATATTTTTGAAAAAATAAAAAGCCTAAATCAAAATGAAATGAATAATAAAAAATTATATTCTAGAACATTGGATACAGGAATAAGAATTTCTCAGTGGATTTTTCTATTAAAAAATAATTATCAATACGAACTATTTACAGATTTTGAAGTAAGTTTAATTAAAGACAGTATAGTGAAACAAATAGAATTTTTATATGAAAGTTTTGAAGAAAGATATTATTTAAGTAATTGGGGAAGTATACAAATTGTTGCTGTTTTACAATTTAACTCACTTTATAAAGGAATTTTAAACGAAAAAGTAATAAGTTTTTTTGAAAATGCTCTTGTTAAAAATGTAAATATTTCTATATATGAAGACGGAACTCAATGGGAACAATCAATAATGTATCATAATGATGTTATGATGTATTTATTATTTTTACTTATTTTTGATGAAAAATATTCAAATATTTTAAGGGATAAAGTATATAAAATGGGACAATATTTGTATCACGCTATAGGGCCGGATAATATTCAATTTGCTATTGGTGATTCAGATTTTACAGATACGAGAGATATTATGACTTGGTTATCTATATATTTTAAGGATAAGAAATTTAAGTCAAAGGCATTTAAACACCCGGACATTATAAGCTATTTTAGATTTTCTGAAGAAGATATATTGTATTTTGAGATGATGAGTCCAAATCCGGAAAAAAATTTTAATAAATTTTATAAAGATAGTGGACATATATTTTTAAAAGATGAGAATTTTCATGTATTTTTCAAAAATGGAGTAATGGGAAGCTCGCATACTCATAGTGATTTAAATAGTATAAATTTTTATTACAAAGGAAAACCGATTGTTATAGATTCGGGAAGATATACATATGTTGATGGTAATTATAGGAATTTATTAAAAAGCATGGAGGCACATTCTTCTTTGATAGTTGATGATGAATGTCCGGAAATTGTAAAAGGTTCATGGGATTATAATAGATATCCGGAATCATTATCTCTAGAGCTTATTCAAAATGAATTTATTCAATATATTGAGTCAGTTGTATATGGAGAAATAAGTAATTATAATTACATTCATACTAGATATTTAATAAAATTTAAGGATAAGTGCTTATTTGTAATAGATAAGGTTAAAATGAAAGGGAAACATAAGGCTAATATTAGATTTATTTTAGATGAAAATATTAATGAAATAAAAAATTATGGGTTAAAAATATTAGGTGAAGAAAAATATTTTTGTAAAGAAACAAAGATATCCAAAAAATATAATACTTTGGGAAATTCACAAATGTTGGTTAGAGAAGAGGAGTTTGAAGATTCTTTATATGTTTCTACAGTTTTTTATGATGAAAGTATTGATATTGAAAAAATTAGTATAAGTCAAACTAATAAAGGGGAAGAATTAATGGGTTCCTTTGCATGGAAGATAAGAGATGAAAAAGAATACATATTGAATCTTAATACTGAGCAAATAATAACAGGAAGTAAAATTTTAAAAATTTATGAAAATGATATTCTAACAAGAGGAAAATGTGTTATTATAAATAATACAGATAGTAAATATTGTAGAATAAAATCATAA
- a CDS encoding PTS mannose/fructose/sorbose/N-acetylgalactosamine transporter subunit IIC, translating to MELSLIQAILIGLWTAFCLSGMLLGIYSNRCIVLSFGVGVITGDIQTALSVGAISELAYMGFGVGPGGSVPPNPIGPGIFGTLMAITSGGKITPEAALALSTPIAVAIQFLQTAAYTVRSGAQGAAIKALEEKNLNKFKFEANATIWLFALIGLVLGILGAVSMTTLTSLVDYIPQWLMKGLTIAGKMLPAIGFAMILATMVKKEVIPFAILGYVLAAYFKLPVIGIALVGTIFALNELYNKPKVVVETTETNEGGTDDWI from the coding sequence ATGGAATTATCATTAATTCAAGCAATTTTAATTGGCTTATGGACAGCGTTCTGTTTATCCGGGATGCTTCTAGGTATTTATTCCAATAGATGTATTGTGTTATCATTCGGTGTAGGTGTAATAACGGGTGATATCCAAACAGCTCTTTCAGTAGGAGCCATTTCTGAATTAGCATATATGGGATTCGGTGTTGGCCCAGGGGGTTCAGTTCCACCAAATCCAATCGGACCGGGGATATTTGGTACATTGATGGCTATAACGAGTGGAGGTAAAATTACACCTGAAGCTGCATTAGCATTATCAACACCAATAGCTGTTGCAATTCAATTTTTACAAACAGCAGCATATACTGTAAGATCTGGAGCACAAGGAGCAGCTATTAAAGCATTAGAAGAAAAAAACTTAAATAAATTTAAATTTGAAGCTAATGCAACAATTTGGTTATTTGCGTTAATAGGTTTGGTTTTAGGTATTTTAGGAGCCGTATCAATGACTACATTAACATCATTAGTAGATTATATTCCACAATGGTTAATGAAAGGTTTGACAATAGCAGGTAAGATGTTGCCGGCAATCGGTTTTGCTATGATATTAGCAACAATGGTAAAGAAAGAAGTTATACCATTTGCAATTTTAGGATACGTATTAGCAGCATATTTCAAATTACCTGTTATAGGTATTGCTTTGGTTGGTACAATTTTTGCATTGAATGAATTATATAATAAACCAAAAGTTGTTGTTGAAACAACAGAAACAAATGAAGGAGGAACAGATGACTGGATCTAA
- a CDS encoding PTS system mannose/fructose/sorbose family transporter subunit IID, translating into MTGSKWTLKDYIKTGLRGFFLQNGFNYSNFQGLGYANMLYPALKKKYGNDKDKLCEVLKDNCEFYNTNPHFVPFITSMHMVMLENDRTDEEIRGIKMALMGPLAGIGDSLSQFMIAPLMSTIAASLAGQGLILGPILFFVAINAILTIIKILNATYGYKVGTSIIDKMSDKMATVSRVANIIGVTVIAGLAATFVKINIPIQLAAGKVEQGVKQQILSIQGMMDKIAPALLPILFTFFIYWLIKNKKWSTYKLVLLIVAIGILGSVTGILA; encoded by the coding sequence ATGACTGGATCTAAATGGACATTAAAAGATTATATTAAAACCGGTTTAAGAGGTTTCTTCTTGCAAAATGGTTTTAATTATAGTAATTTTCAAGGTTTAGGATATGCAAATATGCTATATCCAGCATTAAAGAAAAAATATGGAAATGATAAAGATAAATTATGTGAAGTTTTAAAAGATAACTGTGAATTTTATAATACAAATCCACATTTTGTACCATTTATTACAAGTATGCACATGGTAATGTTGGAAAATGATAGAACAGATGAAGAAATTCGTGGTATTAAAATGGCTTTAATGGGACCATTAGCGGGTATTGGTGATTCATTATCACAATTTATGATTGCTCCATTAATGTCAACAATTGCAGCTTCTTTAGCTGGACAAGGTTTAATTTTAGGACCTATCTTATTTTTTGTAGCAATTAATGCTATTTTAACAATTATAAAAATATTAAATGCTACATATGGATATAAAGTTGGTACAAGCATTATTGATAAAATGAGTGATAAAATGGCTACAGTTTCAAGAGTAGCAAATATTATAGGTGTTACAGTAATTGCTGGTTTAGCAGCAACATTTGTAAAAATAAATATTCCAATTCAATTAGCTGCAGGTAAAGTTGAACAAGGAGTAAAGCAACAAATATTATCTATCCAAGGTATGATGGATAAAATTGCACCGGCATTATTACCAATATTATTTACATTCTTTATTTATTGGTTAATCAAAAATAAAAAGTGGAGCACATATAAACTTGTATTACTTATTGTTGCAATAGGGATATTAGGTAGTGTAACAGGAATTTTAGCATAA
- a CDS encoding Mbeg1-like protein, giving the protein MKNIINYIKKHGENSFCKLNFNELDALIFAQLVYSNLNLSNDSLPFKIKDLKNQNIDKMVRNNMLNHNDKTSIELLINSSRYKNLKILDIAKYNNEQIKEQFYAISVEIADQILITFRGTDTTFNGWIESLSMSFDEEIPSQVRAKEYVTKIAQNYSNKIILCGHSKGGNLAVFAGSTQDSFIQKRIIKIYDFDGPGFLPEFYNRHDYSDISDKICKFIPGSSIFGMMLESVGKIQVIESSSFFANQHFIYYWHINGTKLKTIKEVNSFSKHTNTAINKWMKEFSENERNLIINQLFNLIEECGYKNMQEMNENRLKSIISLKRKIDENSEEYTLLSQGLNYFVTLMEDEIKKTIWDKLLFWKR; this is encoded by the coding sequence ATGAAAAACATAATTAACTATATAAAAAAACATGGTGAAAATAGCTTTTGCAAATTAAATTTTAATGAATTAGATGCGTTAATATTCGCACAATTAGTATATTCTAATTTAAATTTAAGTAATGATTCCCTGCCATTCAAAATAAAAGATTTAAAAAATCAAAATATTGATAAAATGGTTAGAAACAATATGTTAAATCATAATGATAAAACCTCCATTGAACTTCTAATAAACTCTTCAAGATATAAAAATTTGAAAATCCTGGATATAGCAAAATATAACAATGAACAAATAAAAGAGCAGTTTTATGCGATTTCTGTAGAAATAGCAGATCAAATATTAATTACATTTAGAGGTACAGATACAACTTTCAATGGATGGATTGAAAGCCTTTCAATGTCTTTTGATGAGGAAATACCATCTCAAGTTAGAGCTAAGGAATATGTTACAAAAATAGCTCAAAATTATTCAAATAAAATTATTTTATGCGGGCACTCAAAAGGAGGAAATTTAGCTGTTTTTGCAGGAAGCACTCAGGATAGTTTTATTCAAAAAAGAATAATTAAAATATATGACTTTGATGGACCAGGATTTCTTCCTGAATTTTATAATCGTCATGATTATTCTGACATAAGTGACAAAATTTGTAAATTCATACCTGGAAGTTCAATTTTTGGAATGATGCTTGAAAGTGTCGGTAAAATTCAAGTAATAGAAAGTTCTTCTTTTTTTGCTAATCAACATTTTATATATTATTGGCATATAAATGGAACAAAATTAAAAACTATAAAAGAAGTTAACTCCTTTTCAAAACATACAAATACCGCAATAAATAAATGGATGAAAGAATTCTCTGAAAATGAAAGAAATTTAATAATAAATCAACTTTTTAATCTAATTGAAGAATGTGGATATAAAAATATGCAGGAAATGAACGAAAATAGATTAAAATCAATCATTTCCCTTAAAAGAAAAATAGATGAAAACTCAGAAGAATATACTCTTTTATCTCAAGGCTTAAATTATTTTGTAACATTAATGGAAGATGAAATAAAAAAGACAATTTGGGATAAATTACTATTTTGGAAAAGATGA
- a CDS encoding LacI family DNA-binding transcriptional regulator, which produces MAQKLTIKDIAEMANTSKTTVSFYLNGRTDKMSKDTYERIKKVIDITNFVPNRLARSLNLKNSNLIGVLIGDITNVFSNQIVKGIEEMASKNGYQIIVGNSNYSPATEEKYIDRMLQMGVDGFIIQPTTNFVKISSKIARSNKPMVFFDSKLYDKENNWVKTNNFDAVYNAINSCIDRGYEDFYLIAADPSMLSTRLERSQGFIDALNNRGLTYKNLVIEDNVTEIEEIRKFFNSNIDLNKNSLIFVPNCWALQNVRTALQDYMKYSPKVGLLGFDNTEWTNFTNPSISTIVQPAYDEGKETARILIDLIKNDDEKLHQHILDCHVNWNDSTDLKI; this is translated from the coding sequence ATGGCACAAAAATTAACTATTAAAGATATTGCAGAGATGGCAAACACATCTAAGACGACGGTTTCATTTTATTTAAATGGTAGAACTGATAAAATGTCTAAAGATACATATGAGAGAATAAAAAAAGTAATTGATATTACAAATTTTGTACCCAATAGATTAGCAAGGTCTTTAAACTTAAAAAATTCAAATTTGATTGGGGTTTTGATAGGTGATATAACTAATGTATTTTCAAATCAAATAGTAAAGGGTATTGAAGAAATGGCTAGTAAAAATGGATATCAAATTATAGTTGGAAATAGTAATTATTCCCCTGCAACTGAAGAAAAATATATTGATAGGATGTTGCAAATGGGTGTTGATGGATTTATAATTCAACCTACTACAAATTTTGTTAAGATATCTTCTAAAATTGCTAGATCAAACAAACCTATGGTTTTCTTTGATTCGAAATTGTATGATAAGGAAAATAACTGGGTCAAAACTAATAATTTTGATGCGGTTTATAATGCTATAAATAGTTGTATTGATAGAGGATATGAAGATTTTTATTTAATAGCTGCGGATCCGTCTATGCTAAGTACTAGATTAGAAAGATCTCAAGGGTTTATAGATGCATTAAATAATAGAGGATTAACATATAAAAATCTTGTTATAGAAGATAATGTAACAGAGATTGAAGAAATAAGAAAATTTTTTAATTCAAATATAGATTTAAATAAAAATTCTTTGATTTTCGTTCCGAATTGCTGGGCTTTACAAAATGTAAGGACTGCATTACAAGATTACATGAAATATTCTCCTAAGGTAGGGCTTTTAGGATTTGATAATACTGAATGGACTAATTTTACAAATCCAAGTATTTCAACTATTGTTCAACCAGCATATGACGAGGGGAAGGAAACAGCAAGAATTTTGATTGATTTAATCAAAAATGATGATGAAAAATTACATCAACATATATTGGATTGTCATGTAAATTGGAATGATAGTACGGATTTAAAAATATAG
- a CDS encoding PTS sugar transporter subunit IIA has protein sequence MDVLLVAHGRYSEGLLSSAELIAGKQENVGIINFLEGMSQEDVKEKIENYIEDKNNVLILVDLLGGTPFKMASMVVNENSEKNLNVVTGMNLNMLLEAVFNSTEENIDVLTSSVKSAAISGIDDLRNILNPGIEEDDVFEDGI, from the coding sequence ATGGATGTATTATTAGTAGCTCATGGTAGATACTCTGAAGGGCTATTAAGTTCAGCAGAATTGATTGCTGGTAAACAAGAAAATGTTGGAATTATTAATTTTCTTGAAGGTATGTCACAGGAAGATGTAAAAGAGAAAATCGAAAACTACATAGAAGATAAAAATAATGTTTTGATTTTAGTTGATTTATTAGGGGGGACTCCTTTTAAAATGGCAAGTATGGTTGTAAATGAAAACTCAGAAAAAAATTTAAATGTAGTTACAGGGATGAATTTGAATATGCTTTTAGAAGCTGTATTTAATTCAACAGAGGAAAATATAGACGTTTTAACCAGTTCCGTAAAATCTGCAGCGATTTCAGGTATAGATGATTTAAGAAATATATTAAATCCGGGTATCGAGGAAGATGATGTATTTGAAGATGGAATTTAG